The following are encoded in a window of Balaenoptera ricei isolate mBalRic1 chromosome 1, mBalRic1.hap2, whole genome shotgun sequence genomic DNA:
- the LOC132352858 gene encoding cytochrome P450 4B1 produces MLKGTVEALLQESTGFLKLIRLLLGRQMLARAMDSFPGPPTHWLFGHALDFLNIYDPDYTKAVYSRGESKAPDVFDFFLQWIGRGLLVLQGPKWFQHHKLLTPGFPYDLLKPYLAVFTEFTHAMLSCASLALPDTCCGPGADQDKWEENSREHKSFDIFCNVGHMVLDSLMKCTFGRGKSSLGHRDRSYRLAVSDLSLLMQQRFESFQYHKDSIYWPHQVIRERKAALQDKKEWEKIQSWRHLDFLDVLLGARDEDGIELSDADLWAEVDTFMSKGHDTTTSGMSWFLYCMALYPERQHHCREEVREILGDRDSIQGPERPGCVAGSDDLRKMTYPTTCLKESFRLYPAVPQVYRQLSKPVTLWMVALYLQVGWGGFGVEPESLRVLSVPSHQNCLAQQFAMNKMNVVTALCLLCFEFALDPSRPPIQIPCAPRMASTST; encoded by the exons ATGTTGAAGGGGACAGTGGAAGCTCTCTTGCAAGAAAGCACAG GCTTCCTCAAGCTCATTCGTCTGCTGCTGGGGAGGCAGATGCTGGCCAGGGCTATGGACAGCTTCCCAGGGCCTCCCACCCACTGGCTCTTCGGGCATGCCCTCGAC TTCCTGAACATCTATGATCCTGACTACACCAAAGCTGTGTACAGTCGAGGAG AGTCTAAGGCCCCAGATGTGTTTGACTTCTTCCTCCAGTGGATTG GGAGAGGCTTGCTGGTCCTCCAGGGGCCCAAGTGGTTTCAGCATCACAAGCTGCTCACACCTGGCTTCCCTTATGACCTGCTGAAGCCCTACCTGGCCGTGTTCACAGAGTTCACACATGCCATGCT TAGCTGTGCGAGCCTTGCCCTGCCTGACACCTGCTGCGGGCCGGGTGCTGACCAG GACAAGTGGGAGGAAAACTCTCGTGAGCATAAGAGCTTTGACATCTTCTGCAATGTGGGCCACATGGTGCTGGACTCGCTCATGAAGTGCACCTTTGGCAGAGGAAAGAGCAGCCTGGGCCACAG GGACAGGAGCTACCGCCTGGCGGTCAGCGATCTCTCGCTGCTGATGCAGCAGCGCTTCGAGTCCTTCCAGTACCACAAGGACTCCATCTACTGGCCCC ACCAGGTCATCAGGGAACGGAAGGCAGCCTTGCAGGACAAGAAAGAGTGGGAGAAGATCCAGAGCTGGAGGCACCTGGACTTCCTGGACGTTCTCCTGGGGGCCCGG GATGAAGATGGGATCGAGCTGTCAGATGCAGACCTCTGGGCCGAGGTGGACACGTTCATGTCTAAAGGCCATGACACCACCACCAGTGGCATGTCCTGGTTTCTCTACTGCATGGCCCTGTACCCCGAGCGCCAGCATCATTGCCGGGAGGAGGTGCGAGAGATTCTTGGGGACCGGGACTCCATCCAGGG CCCGGAAAGGCCTGGCTGTGTTGCTGGCAGCGATGATCTGAGGAAGATGACCTACCCGACCACGTGCCTCAAGGAGAGCTTCCGCCTCTACCCCGCCGTGCCCCAGGTGTACCGCCAGCTCAGCAAGCCCGTCACTTTGTGGATGGTCGCTCTCTACCTGCAGGTGGGATGGGGTGGATTCGGGGTGGAACCGGAGTCCTTGCGGGTGCTCTCTGTACCCTCGCACCA GAACTGCCTCGCACAGCAGTTTGCCATGAACAAGATGAATGTGGTCACAGCCCTCTGCTTGCTCTGTTTTGAGTTTGCCCTGGACCCCTCAAGGCCACCCATCCAGATACCCTGTGCTCCAAGAATGGCATCCACCTCCACCTGA